The following DNA comes from Candidatus Nitrosotalea okcheonensis.
GAAATAAAAATCAGAGACATTAAAGGCAAAGTACACAAATTCGAAATCAATGTTGACAAGATAAAGCAAATTCTTGAACGTATTGAAGAACCAGAATTCTTCGATATTTACAGGAGTAATTGAAATGAAAGATTACTTTACCAAAATATTAGGATTAATTGCAGAAAAGACATGGACTGATAAATTTGCAACAGGACAAGGATTTTGCATAATCTGTGGGCACGATGATCCATTAGATCTGGAATATCATCATGTTGCAGGGAAAAACAACAGTTCTCTTGTTGTCTCATTGTGTAGAAATTGTCATGGTAAAGTTTCAAGGAAACAACAAATTTCATGGCCAGATGAATGGTCAAGTAAAGACAACAGTCTCAAGTACAAAGAAGGATTGATGTTAAGAGGGCTCTCAGACCTTATGCGTGTAAAATCTGATCATATTCTTCATGGTGATACTGTATGAATGAAGAAACCATCGCCATTCGTGCCTACACCGTGCCCAAAAAGAGTAATTTGGGTAAAAATAAACCCAAATCATACAAAAGACCAGATGATAACGCAAATCCCACATTTGATAGGGTTCTAGTCTTTGATACAGAAACTACTACAGACCTATATCAGAACCTCAAATTCGGGTATTTTGAAACTTATCAGTATGGCGTTCTTGAAGAAAAAGGCCTCTTTTACGATCCCATAATTGTAAAACCAAAAGAATTGGCAATACTGGAGTCATACTCTAATGAAAACAATATTTCATTGTACACACTAGAAGATTTTCGTAAAATATTTCTTGGTGAAGTTTATGATCTTCAGACATTATGTATTGGATTTAACTTGCCATTCGATCTTACAAGAATTGTATTAAAATCAACTAATGCTAGAAAAAGAAAAGATGCATTTTCACTTGAACTTTCCAAGAATCTAAAATATCCAAGATTATATGTCACACATGCTACAAACACGTTATCATTTATCGAGTGGGCAAATTCAATGATATGGAACGGGTTCAAAGGGAATTTTGTTGATCTTCGTACCTTGTGCCATGCCCTTACCGATACAAAACATTCTCTTGAAAGTGCATGTAAAGCATTTGATACAGAATTTCAAAAATACAAAGCAAAAGAACATGGAGTTATCAACACTACATACATTAATTATTGCATTAACGATGTAAAATCTACCTATTCACTATACCAAAATACGAAAAAAGAATTTGATACTTACGGATTGAAAATTCCTGTAATTAGAGCCTACACACCTGCATCAATTGGAAAAGAATTTCTCAAGAAAATGGGTGTTAAACCATTCTTTGATAAAAGCCCAAAGTTCTCAAATGAAATAATTGGAAATATAATGACGGGATATTTTGGTGGAAGGACAGAATGCAAGATTAGAAAGACTCCTGTCAAAGTGGATGTACTTGACTTTCTTAGTATGTATCCTACCGTTTGTACACTACAAAATCTTTGGAAATTCGTAATTGCAGATCATATAGAGCACGTTGAGGCAACCCAAGAAATAATCCAATTTGTAGACGGAGTCACTTTGAGAGATATCCAAAACAAGGAAAACTGAACAAAATTACAGGCAATTGTGCTTGTAGAACCTCAAGAAGATGTGCTTCCCATCAGGGCAAAATATGGTCAAAAACACGTCTGGAATATAGGCACAAGCCACGTTTCTTCTAAAACGCCCCTTTGGTACAGTCTTGCTGATGTAATTGCCTCAAAACTATACACAGGAAGAACACCCAAGATATTGCGTGCTATTAGATTTGTTCCAATAGGCACACAAAAGAGACTAGAAAAAATAGACATTCATGGAGTCAAGATCAATCCTTACACTCAAGATCTATTCAAAGAATTAATCGAATATAGACAAACCTTGAAAAAGAAACGTGATGGTTTTACAGAAACTGATTCTAAATATTCCTATTATGACAGAAAACAAAACGTAGTCAAGATTATAACAAATGCAATAAGCTATGGAATTTTTGTTGAAATAAACACTTTGGAAGAATCATACAAGGTTCCAATTGATGTCTATGGTCTGTATCATTTTCAACAAGAAAAAACCAAGATTGAAAAATCTGGGTTTATGTTCAATCCCATAATTGCTGTGTGTATAACATCTGCATCAAGATTATTGCTTGCAGTAACGGAAATTTTGCTATCAAATAATGGTTCTAGTCATGCATATTGTGATACAGATTCTATGATGGTACATTCAGAGCATACAAAAGAAATTCAAGAATTCTTCCAGTCATTAAACCCATATAGTTTTAATACGGAGATATTCAAACTAGAAAGAAAAGATGTTTGGTTTTATGGAATATCTGCAAAAAGATACTGTCTTTATACAATAGAAGATAATAAAATTATAATCGAAAAAGAAAATTATTCATCTCATGGTCTGGGGCATCTTTTAGATCCATTTGCTAATGACTCCGACAAAAAAGATGACTGGCACAAAATAATTTGGCATGATATTCTCGGTTTGCATTATGGAACTGTATCCATGGAACAACTGATTGAAAAATATGAAAACAAGTATGCCTTGTCTCAACTTTCAATTTCAACTCCTAGAATACTTGATAGATTAAGAGAATTTAACGAGGGTAAAGACTATCATCATCAAATCAAACCGTCAAATTTCTCTCTAGTGGGATTTGCAAATGCCACTGATGAGAAAAATTCTCAAATCAAGCCAATTGCGCCCTATAGGAATCCTGCAAAACATGCAGTCTATGACTATTTTGTGGATTATTATGACAAATCTAGGCACAAATTAAGAGGAAAGCAGTACTGGAAGACCTTTTGGAGTACATTTAGGGATTATCTTGGTCATCATGAATCAAAATTTGATGGCAATACTGGAATATTAGCAAGAAAGTATGTCGATGTCATTGGAATAGTACACATTGGAAAGGAAAGCAACAATTTGGAAGAATCAGAGGTTTTAGGAACTAGTTCGGATAGTTATGAAATCTATGAGAATATTGAAAACATAGAACAAAGATTCATTAAGATTGCAAAAGATGTTTTGAAATTAAACCCAAGAGATGTTAAAAAATTTGGAATATCAAAGCAGACTTTGTGGAATGTAAAAAGAAAAATAAAATTGAATCAGTATAATAAAATTTCAAATAAAATTAAATCACAAATTTTGTGTACCATTAGTTAGTCTAATAACACTTGATATCAGATTAATTTTAAAATTCAACCGGGAATCTAGGAGTAAAAGTTTGTTCTAACTCTGTTACATTTTTTATTCTATCCATTCTAAAACCTCGAATGGCATTTTTTCGTATATCCCATGCAAAAAAGAGTACGGTTCCTCCTTTTCCTCTATGTCTAAAGCTGTATGGTTCTACAACTCTTGGCTCCACAGACCCATCTTCTTCACGTGCTTCAATCCACATCAGCCTACGTTTTTGCCCTGTATGTTGAATAATCCGAGTAATGCTTTCGTGATACAATATTGCCTTTACATATGCAAGTATATCTACTGTAAATTCATCTTTCATAATTGTCAAGTCTAATCCGCATACTAGACCCAAGATGCCATTTTCATAACCATTCGTGAAATCTGCATATTTTATGTCGATTATTATTGATGGGATTTCACATTTCTCTTTTAATACTAGGAGAATTCTTACTGAGTTATCTTTCAGTTTCTTCATTACTGCCGAGGAAAGTTCTTTTTTAACCCAATTGGAATTAACAGAATTTGTTGATAATATTATTATCAAATCTGTCATTTTACCAAGAGCAGAATCAATCTTTCCTACTATAGAATCTCCAACTTTAATTTCCCACCTATCAAAGAACATTGGAAATTTGTATTTTGTTAAATCAATGGCTAGATTTTCTACAAACTCTTTGTCTGTTGAGGAATAACTAAGAAAACCAAATCTCTCTTTTCTAGTAGACATAATATCTCGTGCCATAATATGTTATTAAATAATAACAGTATGAAGATTTAGTATCTTAAACTTAAGATGACATACGATCATCGTAAAAATATTATGAAAAATGATTTCTCTGAAAACCGCATTGTTTAATTTTATAGCATTGATTCAACAAGCAAGTGAGCAATTCTAATAGAAAAAAGGATTATTGGGAAATTTACTTAGATTTGGCAGATGTTATTTTTGGAGTAATTATTGCAGCCAGTTTTCTGAATTTCCAAGCAATACTTGTACCCTTTAAGCTTAATTTTGCAACCATGATGTTACTGTCAGCATATTTGACAGTGGTTCTCAGTTGGATTGGTTATCATAAGGCAGTGGAAGATAAACC
Coding sequences within:
- a CDS encoding TIR domain-containing protein, yielding MSTRKERFGFLSYSSTDKEFVENLAIDLTKYKFPMFFDRWEIKVGDSIVGKIDSALGKMTDLIIILSTNSVNSNWVKKELSSAVMKKLKDNSVRILLVLKEKCEIPSIIIDIKYADFTNGYENGILGLVCGLDLTIMKDEFTVDILAYVKAILYHESITRIIQHTGQKRRLMWIEAREEDGSVEPRVVEPYSFRHRGKGGTVLFFAWDIRKNAIRGFRMDRIKNVTELEQTFTPRFPVEF
- a CDS encoding DNA polymerase, giving the protein MNEETIAIRAYTVPKKSNLGKNKPKSYKRPDDNANPTFDRVLVFDTETTTDLYQNLKFGYFETYQYGVLEEKGLFYDPIIVKPKELAILESYSNENNISLYTLEDFRKIFLGEVYDLQTLCIGFNLPFDLTRIVLKSTNARKRKDAFSLELSKNLKYPRLYVTHATNTLSFIEWANSMIWNGFKGNFVDLRTLCHALTDTKHSLESACKAFDTEFQKYKAKEHGVINTTYINYCINDVKSTYSLYQNTKKEFDTYGLKIPVIRAYTPASIGKEFLKKMGVKPFFDKSPKFSNEIIGNIMTGYFGGRTECKIRKTPVKVDVLDFLSMYPTVCTLQNLWKFVIADHIEHVEATQEIIQFVDGVTLRDIQNKEN